One window of Salegentibacter sp. Hel_I_6 genomic DNA carries:
- a CDS encoding acyl carrier protein: MSDIASRVKAIIVDKLGVDENEVVNEASFTNDLGADSLDTVELIMEFEKEFDIQIPDDQAENIATVGQAISYIEDAKK, from the coding sequence ATGTCAGACATTGCATCAAGAGTAAAAGCGATTATCGTTGACAAGTTAGGTGTTGACGAGAACGAGGTTGTAAACGAAGCAAGCTTCACAAACGATCTGGGTGCTGATTCATTGGACACTGTGGAATTGATCATGGAATTCGAAAAAGAATTCGACATCCAGATTCCTGATGACCAGGCTGAGAACATTGCCACAGTAGGTCAGGCAATTTCTTATATTGAAGACGCAAAAAAATAA
- the purN gene encoding phosphoribosylglycinamide formyltransferase encodes MSNQANIGKKKIVVFASGSGTNAENIIKYFQKSPYASVVAVFSNKRSAKVLKRAHDLNVKALHFDRDALYNSYDVLHILEDINPDLIVLAGFMWIFPEDILKKYPQKIVNIHPALLPKYGGKGMYGMNVHEAIIQNKEKESGISIHFVNENYDEGEIIFQAKTEISEEDTPESLAEKIHKLEYKHFPEIIQQLLQKESQ; translated from the coding sequence TTGAGCAATCAAGCAAATATCGGTAAAAAGAAAATAGTTGTCTTCGCTTCCGGCTCCGGAACAAATGCCGAAAACATCATTAAATATTTTCAGAAATCTCCTTATGCCAGCGTGGTAGCGGTTTTCTCGAATAAAAGATCGGCAAAAGTGCTAAAAAGAGCTCATGATCTAAATGTTAAAGCCCTTCATTTTGACCGTGATGCACTCTACAATAGTTATGATGTTCTGCATATTTTAGAGGATATAAATCCAGATTTAATTGTTTTAGCCGGATTTATGTGGATTTTCCCCGAAGATATCCTAAAAAAGTATCCACAAAAAATTGTAAACATACATCCAGCGCTACTTCCAAAATATGGAGGTAAGGGAATGTACGGCATGAATGTGCACGAAGCCATTATTCAGAATAAAGAAAAAGAAAGCGGAATTAGCATTCATTTTGTAAATGAAAATTATGATGAAGGCGAAATAATCTTTCAGGCCAAAACAGAAATTTCAGAAGAGGACACGCCGGAAAGTCTCGCAGAAAAAATTCACAAGCTGGAATACAAACACTTCCCAGAAATCATTCAGCAATTACTTCAAAAGGAATCCCAATAG
- the rnhA gene encoding ribonuclease HI: MQTAQVHIYTDGAARGNPGPGGYGIVMEWVGKSYRKEFAKGFKHTTNNRMELLAVIEALKKLKKPGVYAIVFTDSKYVADAVNKKWVFGWEKKNFKDRKNADLWIEFLKEIRKHHVSFRWIKGHNDHPQNERCDALAVAASKEKRLLIDEGFQQN; encoded by the coding sequence GTGCAAACAGCCCAGGTACACATTTATACCGATGGCGCCGCGAGAGGAAATCCCGGCCCCGGCGGTTATGGCATTGTGATGGAATGGGTAGGTAAATCCTACCGCAAAGAATTCGCAAAAGGTTTTAAACACACTACCAATAACCGGATGGAGTTGCTGGCGGTAATTGAAGCCCTAAAAAAATTAAAAAAACCAGGTGTTTATGCCATTGTTTTTACCGATTCAAAATATGTTGCTGACGCAGTAAACAAAAAATGGGTCTTCGGCTGGGAAAAGAAAAATTTTAAAGACCGAAAGAATGCCGATCTCTGGATTGAGTTTTTAAAGGAAATTAGGAAACATCATGTAAGCTTTAGGTGGATAAAAGGACATAATGACCATCCGCAAAACGAACGCTGCGACGCTTTGGCGGTGGCCGCCTCAAAAGAAAAAAGGTTATTAATAGACGAAGGTTTTCAGCAAAATTGA
- a CDS encoding PfkB family carbohydrate kinase: MSKLLIVGTVAFDAIETPFGKTDKILGGAGTYIGLSASQFNVDSAVVSIVGDDFPQEYLDLLTKNNINIEGIEVVPGGKTFFWSGRYHNDLNSRDTLDTQLNVLADFNPVVPNSYKDAEIVMLGNLHPLVQLSVLEQIESPKLAILDTMNFWMDNALEDLMKVISKVDVITINDEEARQLSGEYSLAKAAKKIATMGPKYVVIKKGEHGALLFHEEQVFFAPALPLEEVFDPTGAGDTFAGGFAGYLAKTGDISFENMKNAIIYGSNLASFCVEKFGTERMEELSGEEVNSRLEEFKKLTQFEIALT; encoded by the coding sequence ATGAGTAAATTACTGATTGTAGGCACTGTAGCCTTTGATGCTATTGAAACCCCATTTGGGAAAACAGATAAAATTCTTGGAGGTGCAGGAACATATATTGGGCTTTCGGCCTCGCAGTTTAATGTAGATAGCGCAGTGGTATCTATTGTAGGAGACGATTTTCCTCAGGAATACCTAGACCTACTTACCAAAAACAATATAAATATAGAAGGAATTGAAGTGGTTCCCGGCGGAAAAACTTTCTTTTGGAGTGGCCGCTACCATAATGACTTAAATTCAAGAGATACTTTAGATACACAGCTAAATGTTTTAGCGGATTTTAATCCTGTGGTACCTAATTCTTATAAAGATGCTGAAATTGTGATGTTAGGAAACCTGCATCCTTTAGTTCAATTGAGTGTTTTAGAACAAATTGAATCCCCAAAACTCGCCATTTTAGATACTATGAACTTCTGGATGGATAATGCCCTGGAAGATCTAATGAAGGTGATTAGTAAAGTAGATGTGATCACTATTAATGATGAAGAGGCCCGCCAACTTTCTGGTGAATATTCTTTAGCAAAAGCTGCTAAAAAGATCGCAACGATGGGTCCTAAATATGTGGTGATTAAAAAAGGTGAACACGGCGCATTACTATTCCATGAAGAGCAGGTATTCTTTGCACCCGCCCTTCCATTAGAAGAAGTTTTTGACCCAACCGGGGCCGGAGATACATTTGCCGGAGGTTTTGCAGGTTATCTTGCAAAAACTGGAGATATTAGCTTTGAAAATATGAAAAACGCCATAATTTACGGCTCCAATCTCGCCTCTTTTTGCGTTGAAAAATTTGGCACCGAAAGGATGGAGGAGCTTTCAGGCGAAGAAGTAAATTCGCGCCTCGAAGAGTTTAAGAAATTAACTCAATTTGAAATAGCATTAACCTAA
- a CDS encoding amidophosphoribosyltransferase, translating to MSDALKHECGIAQIRLLKPLEYYKEKYGTAFYGINKMYLMMEKQHNRGQDGAGFANIKLNTAPGDRYISRIRSNAAQPIQDIFEQINGRINDEIKANPEYADNVDLQKKNLPYVGEVYLGHVRYGTFGKNSIESVHPFLRQNNWMHRNLIVAGNFNMTNVNQLFNNLVELGQHPKEKADTVTVMEKIGHFLDSEVEKLYKKLKKQGFSKVTASPLIAEKLNVAKILRKSSKNWDGGYAMAGLLGHGDSFVLRDPAGIRPAYYYKDDEVVVVASERPVIQTAFNVDFNDVHELPPGHAIITKKSGEVNIKEILEPLERKACSFERIYFSRGSDAEIYKERKMLGRLLMPEVLKSINHDTINTVFSFIPNTAETSFYGMVEAAQDELNKQKNDAILAEKDTLTDARLQEILAHRLRTEKIAIKDVKLRTFITEDSSRDDLVAHVYDVTYGVVKPEDSLVIIDDSIVRGTTLKKSIIKMLDRLNPKQIVVVSSAPQIRYPDCYGIDMARLEGLVAFRAALELLKDNNQYDIVEEVYEKCKLQVDLADEEVKNFVKEIYEPFTDEQISDKISELLCDTDVKADVKVIYQTVDNLHKACPKNLGDWYFTGNYPTNGGNRVVNRAFINFYEGNEGRAY from the coding sequence ATGAGTGACGCCTTAAAACACGAATGTGGGATTGCCCAAATACGATTGTTAAAACCCCTGGAATACTATAAAGAAAAATATGGTACTGCCTTTTACGGGATCAACAAAATGTATTTAATGATGGAAAAACAGCATAACCGCGGCCAGGATGGTGCCGGTTTTGCTAACATCAAATTAAATACTGCGCCTGGAGATCGTTATATAAGCCGAATTAGATCTAATGCGGCCCAACCAATTCAGGATATTTTTGAACAGATCAATGGGAGAATTAACGACGAAATTAAAGCCAACCCTGAGTATGCTGATAATGTTGATCTGCAAAAAAAGAACCTTCCCTATGTAGGTGAAGTGTATCTTGGGCACGTTCGCTACGGGACTTTTGGTAAGAATAGTATAGAAAGTGTACACCCGTTTCTTAGACAGAATAACTGGATGCACCGTAACCTGATTGTTGCGGGAAATTTTAATATGACCAATGTAAACCAGCTTTTTAATAACCTGGTAGAACTTGGGCAGCATCCAAAAGAAAAGGCCGATACCGTTACGGTAATGGAAAAAATTGGCCATTTCCTGGATTCTGAAGTAGAAAAACTCTACAAAAAATTAAAGAAGCAGGGTTTCTCTAAAGTTACCGCCTCTCCTTTAATTGCTGAAAAATTAAACGTGGCAAAAATTCTTAGAAAATCTTCTAAGAACTGGGATGGCGGCTATGCTATGGCAGGTTTATTAGGTCACGGAGATTCATTTGTTTTACGTGATCCCGCAGGAATTCGACCCGCATATTATTACAAAGACGATGAAGTGGTTGTAGTGGCATCAGAAAGACCCGTAATTCAAACTGCTTTTAATGTAGATTTTAATGATGTTCACGAATTGCCGCCGGGACACGCTATTATAACTAAAAAAAGCGGAGAAGTAAATATTAAAGAAATCCTTGAGCCTTTAGAACGCAAAGCCTGTTCTTTTGAACGTATTTATTTTTCCCGCGGAAGCGATGCCGAGATCTATAAAGAACGTAAAATGCTTGGGCGTTTATTAATGCCAGAAGTACTAAAATCTATAAACCACGACACGATTAATACGGTCTTTTCTTTTATCCCAAATACTGCGGAAACAAGTTTCTACGGAATGGTAGAAGCCGCACAGGATGAGCTAAACAAACAAAAGAATGATGCAATTTTAGCTGAAAAAGATACTTTAACCGATGCCCGACTTCAGGAAATACTTGCTCACAGGTTACGCACCGAAAAAATTGCGATCAAAGACGTTAAACTTAGAACATTTATTACTGAAGATAGCAGCCGGGACGATCTCGTTGCCCACGTTTATGATGTAACCTACGGGGTGGTTAAACCAGAAGACAGCCTGGTAATTATAGATGATAGTATTGTTAGGGGAACTACTTTAAAGAAAAGCATCATAAAAATGCTGGACAGGTTAAACCCAAAACAAATTGTAGTGGTTTCTTCGGCACCACAAATTCGTTATCCGGATTGTTATGGTATAGACATGGCTCGCCTGGAAGGTCTTGTTGCTTTTAGGGCAGCCCTGGAGCTTTTAAAAGATAATAACCAATACGATATTGTGGAGGAGGTTTACGAGAAGTGTAAACTGCAAGTAGATCTTGCCGATGAGGAAGTAAAGAATTTCGTTAAGGAAATCTACGAACCTTTTACCGATGAGCAGATCTCAGATAAAATTTCAGAATTACTTTGTGATACCGATGTAAAGGCAGATGTAAAAGTGATATACCAAACGGTAGATAATTTGCATAAAGCCTGCCCTAAAAACCTGGGTGACTGGTATTTTACAGGTAACTATCCAACCAATGGAGGTAATCGCGTGGTGAACAGAGCTTTTATAAATTTTTATGAAGGAAACGAAGGAAGAGCCTATTAA
- a CDS encoding superoxide dismutase, with protein MAFELPKLKYAFDALEPHIDAKTMEIHHGKHHAGYTKKLNAAIEGTDLDGKTIENILENLDKSNTAVRNNGGGFYNHRLFWEVMSPDGGGKPEGDLAKAIDTAFGSFEAFKDEFSKAAAGQFGSGWAWLCVHEGGKVEICSTANQDNPLMPGIGCSGNPILGLDVWEHAYYLNYQNRRPDYIEAFFNVIDWKEVGSRYAKQK; from the coding sequence ATGGCTTTTGAGTTACCAAAGTTAAAATATGCATTTGATGCATTAGAACCACATATAGACGCTAAAACCATGGAAATTCACCATGGAAAACATCACGCAGGTTATACTAAGAAATTAAACGCTGCAATTGAAGGAACCGATCTTGATGGGAAAACCATTGAGAATATTCTTGAAAATCTTGATAAATCTAATACAGCAGTTAGAAATAACGGTGGCGGATTTTACAATCACAGGTTATTTTGGGAAGTAATGTCTCCAGATGGGGGAGGAAAACCAGAAGGGGACTTAGCAAAAGCAATTGATACTGCTTTTGGTTCTTTTGAAGCTTTTAAAGATGAATTTTCTAAAGCTGCTGCAGGACAGTTTGGTTCTGGTTGGGCCTGGCTTTGTGTTCATGAAGGCGGAAAAGTAGAAATTTGCTCTACTGCAAATCAGGATAATCCATTAATGCCAGGAATTGGCTGCAGTGGAAATCCAATTTTAGGATTGGACGTGTGGGAACACGCATATTATCTAAATTACCAAAACCGTCGTCCAGATTATATTGAAGCTTTCTTTAATGTAATTGACTGGAAAGAAGTTGGAAGCAGATATGCGAAGCAGAAATAA
- a CDS encoding exodeoxyribonuclease V subunit beta, whose amino-acid sequence MTNNFTIYNASAGSGKTFTLVKEYLLLLFKSKKHDAYKNILAMTFTNKAVDEMKSRIISSLRDFTAEETSAVTNTLFKIIAEETNLPEAELKTKSAKILKSIIHNYAAFEVSTIDGFTHRVLRTFAKDLGLPVNFEIALNTRQILQEAVDRLVSKAGTDKELTKVLIAFALSKTDDDKSWDIAKDLFEISELLVGENHQAALKKLKGKTTEDFRKFDKRISLEIKNNEALIAETSTEFFDLLINHNIEEKDFSGGYVYKHFVKLKDQKPIDGFEKSWMEKLESAPLYTKSNKNQAVKDTLDSIQSIILSLFEISKRAYVNLDFLRAIQKNLTRLSLLNAINQEVEEIKKERNLILISEFNPKISEQVKNQPAPFIYERLGERYQNYFIDEFQDTSQMQWENLIPLIDNKLSSEDLQDPASAMLVGDAKQSIYRWRGGKAEQFIDLCIDHNPFSIDKKVENLPDNYRSGSQIVNFNNSLFNYAAGNLQNSAYSNLFKESSQNPRKGDFGYVNIDFIEAENAAEEHEIYPEKILEIIKNLEQKNFKKGDICILTRKKKEGITIASYLSENGIPVVSSETLLVANSPEVNFIAHLLEFSLNPTDNNLKLELFDFLADFLKIENRYLIISENLVKDGSVFFNWLKSYNINFELDFIRQLSVYEAAEYIIRSFSLVETSNAYVQFFLDFIFESTQKATAGIADFIDLWIQEKETLSIVVPKAEDAVQIMTIHKSKGLEFPVVIYPYANSDSKNTRMDSLWLPMEAPLNEIPMNYLSASDKMLNWGAKTSEIYTELIHQKELDTLNVLYVACTRASQQLYLLSKKEIDTKGNEKAHKTSGLLIGFLRHIEKWEPNQTTYEFGEIGVPKSSAEKNLENITSEKFYSSATQNKAVNIVTKSGMLWDSKQEEAIEKGEILHELLAQIDHKNQVKPVISQAVNDGIITKDSAEKIEKLLVEITNHPQLSAFFTEDGKNFNERDILSPEGKRLRPDRINFSGNTVNIIDYKTGKFNDSHELQINNYAGVLQDMGYSIGSKNLVYTNKALKVRLV is encoded by the coding sequence TTGACTAATAATTTTACTATTTATAACGCTTCTGCGGGTTCGGGTAAAACATTTACCCTCGTTAAAGAATATTTATTGCTATTATTTAAAAGCAAAAAGCACGATGCTTATAAGAACATTCTAGCCATGACATTTACCAATAAAGCGGTAGATGAAATGAAATCCAGAATTATAAGCAGTCTTAGAGATTTTACTGCTGAAGAAACCTCAGCAGTTACTAACACTCTTTTTAAAATTATTGCTGAAGAAACTAACCTGCCGGAGGCCGAACTCAAAACAAAGTCAGCCAAAATCTTAAAAAGTATTATTCACAACTATGCTGCTTTTGAAGTTTCTACCATAGACGGCTTTACCCATAGAGTTTTAAGGACTTTTGCTAAAGATCTCGGGCTTCCGGTTAATTTTGAGATCGCTTTAAACACCAGGCAAATCTTACAAGAAGCTGTTGACCGCCTCGTTAGTAAAGCCGGAACCGATAAAGAACTTACAAAGGTACTTATAGCTTTTGCGTTAAGTAAAACCGATGATGATAAAAGCTGGGATATAGCGAAAGATCTTTTTGAAATTTCAGAATTACTTGTTGGAGAAAACCACCAGGCAGCGCTAAAAAAACTGAAAGGAAAAACCACAGAAGATTTTAGGAAATTTGATAAAAGAATAAGCTTAGAAATAAAAAACAACGAAGCATTAATTGCCGAAACCAGTACTGAATTTTTCGATCTTTTAATTAATCATAATATCGAGGAGAAAGATTTTAGCGGCGGTTATGTTTACAAACATTTTGTAAAGTTAAAAGATCAAAAACCTATTGATGGTTTTGAAAAATCCTGGATGGAAAAGCTTGAAAGCGCTCCGCTTTATACAAAATCGAACAAGAATCAAGCGGTAAAAGATACTTTAGATAGCATTCAATCAATAATACTTAGCCTTTTTGAAATTTCTAAAAGAGCTTATGTAAATCTTGATTTTTTAAGAGCGATTCAAAAAAACCTAACCAGACTTTCCCTGCTAAATGCGATAAATCAGGAAGTGGAAGAAATAAAGAAAGAACGGAATCTTATTCTTATTTCAGAATTTAATCCAAAAATTAGCGAACAGGTTAAAAACCAGCCTGCACCCTTTATCTACGAAAGGCTTGGCGAACGTTATCAAAATTATTTTATAGACGAATTTCAGGATACATCGCAAATGCAGTGGGAAAACTTAATTCCCCTTATAGACAATAAGCTTTCTTCTGAAGATCTTCAAGATCCCGCCAGCGCTATGTTGGTTGGAGACGCCAAGCAGTCTATATATCGTTGGAGAGGTGGTAAAGCGGAGCAGTTTATAGATTTATGTATAGATCACAATCCTTTTAGTATTGATAAAAAAGTAGAAAACCTACCCGATAATTACCGAAGCGGAAGCCAGATTGTAAACTTTAATAATAGTCTCTTTAATTATGCTGCTGGTAATTTGCAAAATTCGGCTTATTCAAATTTATTTAAAGAAAGCTCACAAAATCCCAGAAAAGGAGATTTTGGTTATGTTAATATAGATTTTATAGAGGCCGAAAATGCTGCTGAAGAGCACGAAATCTATCCGGAAAAGATCCTGGAAATCATTAAAAATCTAGAGCAAAAAAACTTTAAAAAAGGAGATATCTGCATTTTAACCCGCAAGAAAAAAGAAGGCATTACCATTGCCAGTTATTTAAGCGAAAATGGGATCCCGGTAGTTTCTTCGGAAACCCTATTGGTGGCCAATTCTCCAGAAGTGAATTTTATAGCCCATTTGCTAGAATTTTCCTTAAACCCCACAGATAACAACTTAAAACTGGAACTTTTTGATTTCCTGGCCGATTTTCTGAAAATCGAAAACCGCTACCTTATTATTTCTGAGAATTTGGTCAAAGATGGCAGCGTATTTTTTAACTGGTTAAAGAGTTATAATATCAATTTTGAACTTGATTTCATCAGGCAACTTTCAGTTTATGAAGCAGCAGAATACATTATCAGAAGTTTTTCCCTGGTAGAAACTTCTAATGCTTATGTTCAGTTTTTTCTAGATTTTATCTTTGAAAGTACGCAAAAAGCAACCGCAGGCATAGCCGATTTTATCGATTTATGGATACAGGAAAAGGAAACCTTAAGCATCGTGGTTCCTAAAGCTGAAGATGCTGTACAAATAATGACCATTCACAAATCTAAAGGATTAGAATTTCCAGTGGTCATCTATCCTTATGCGAATTCTGATTCCAAAAATACGCGTATGGATTCCCTATGGTTACCTATGGAGGCGCCTTTAAATGAAATTCCTATGAATTATTTGAGCGCTTCAGACAAAATGCTGAATTGGGGAGCTAAGACTTCAGAAATCTATACTGAATTAATTCATCAAAAAGAGCTGGATACCTTAAATGTACTTTACGTAGCCTGTACTCGCGCTTCGCAACAACTGTATTTGCTTAGTAAAAAGGAAATTGATACAAAAGGGAATGAAAAAGCTCATAAAACTTCCGGTTTGTTAATCGGTTTTTTGAGGCACATAGAAAAATGGGAACCAAATCAAACTACTTATGAATTTGGAGAAATTGGAGTTCCGAAATCTTCGGCTGAAAAAAATTTAGAAAATATTACTTCCGAAAAGTTTTATTCTTCAGCAACACAAAATAAAGCGGTGAATATCGTAACCAAATCTGGAATGTTGTGGGATAGCAAACAGGAAGAAGCGATTGAAAAAGGAGAGATTTTGCACGAACTTTTAGCGCAAATAGATCATAAAAACCAGGTGAAACCCGTGATTAGCCAGGCCGTAAACGATGGTATAATCACAAAAGATTCCGCAGAAAAAATAGAAAAATTACTTGTTGAAATCACCAATCACCCGCAGCTTTCGGCATTTTTTACTGAAGATGGAAAAAACTTTAACGAGCGCGATATCTTATCTCCTGAAGGAAAAAGATTAAGACCCGACAGGATTAATTTTTCTGGAAATACAGTAAATATTATAGATTATAAAACCGGCAAGTTTAATGATTCCCACGAACTACAAATTAACAACTATGCCGGGGTGTTACAGGATATGGGTTACAGTATTGGCAGCAAAAACCTTGTTTATACAAATAAGGCGCTTAAAGTGCGCCTTGTGTAA
- the kbl gene encoding glycine C-acetyltransferase, whose translation MYGSIKEHLEKELEQIKEDGLFKKERIITGPQDAAIKISTGQEVINFCANNYLGLSSHPEVIQAAKDTMDTHGFGMSSVRFICGTQNIHKELEQKIANFYGTEDTILYAACFDANGGIFEPLFTKEDAIISDSLNHASIIDGVRLCKAARYRYQNGDMADLEKQLKDANEKGARFKLIVTDGVFSMDGLVAPLDKICDLADKYDALVMIDECHATGFIGEKGIGTLEEKGVMDRVDIITGTLGKALGGAMGGYTTAKKEIIELLRQRSRPYLFSNSLAPSIVGASIKVFEMLEKDNSLRDKLKSNTEYFKQGIKDAGFDIIDGESAIVPVMLYDAKLSQKMADRLLEEGIYVIGFFYPVVPKEKARIRVQLSAAHEREHLDKAIAAFRKVGKELEVI comes from the coding sequence ATGTACGGATCAATAAAAGAACATTTAGAAAAAGAGCTCGAACAAATTAAGGAAGACGGGCTTTTTAAGAAAGAAAGAATTATAACCGGTCCTCAGGATGCGGCAATCAAGATTTCTACAGGACAGGAAGTAATTAACTTTTGCGCTAATAACTATTTGGGGTTATCATCTCATCCAGAGGTTATACAAGCGGCAAAAGACACTATGGATACCCACGGTTTTGGAATGTCTAGTGTAAGATTTATTTGCGGTACCCAGAATATTCATAAAGAACTTGAGCAAAAAATAGCTAATTTCTACGGAACCGAAGATACTATTCTATACGCTGCGTGTTTTGACGCAAATGGTGGTATTTTTGAACCACTTTTCACCAAAGAAGATGCAATAATTTCAGATTCATTGAACCATGCTTCTATTATAGATGGAGTGCGTTTATGTAAAGCCGCCAGGTATCGTTACCAAAATGGCGATATGGCCGATTTGGAAAAACAACTTAAAGACGCCAACGAAAAAGGAGCAAGATTCAAACTTATTGTTACAGATGGTGTTTTCTCCATGGACGGTCTTGTAGCACCATTAGATAAAATTTGCGATTTAGCAGACAAATATGATGCACTGGTAATGATAGACGAATGTCACGCTACCGGGTTTATTGGTGAAAAAGGAATTGGCACCCTGGAAGAAAAAGGAGTGATGGATAGAGTAGATATTATCACGGGAACTTTAGGGAAAGCCCTTGGTGGAGCAATGGGTGGATATACTACTGCCAAAAAAGAAATTATTGAATTACTAAGACAACGCTCAAGACCTTATTTATTTTCAAACTCACTTGCCCCCTCGATAGTTGGCGCTTCAATTAAGGTTTTTGAAATGTTGGAAAAGGACAATAGCCTTAGAGATAAATTAAAAAGTAATACCGAGTATTTCAAACAGGGAATTAAAGATGCTGGATTTGATATTATTGATGGAGAATCTGCCATTGTACCGGTAATGTTGTATGATGCTAAACTATCCCAAAAAATGGCCGATAGGTTATTAGAGGAAGGCATTTATGTAATTGGATTTTTCTATCCCGTAGTGCCCAAAGAGAAAGCAAGAATAAGAGTACAACTCTCTGCAGCTCACGAGCGCGAACATTTAGATAAAGCAATTGCTGCATTTAGAAAAGTTGGAAAAGAATTAGAGGTAATTTAA